In Trichomycterus rosablanca isolate fTriRos1 chromosome 4, fTriRos1.hap1, whole genome shotgun sequence, one DNA window encodes the following:
- the LOC134312316 gene encoding uncharacterized protein LOC134312316 → MEFLTFRQSFSLYIDGAAVEMVPSVRYLGVHLTDTLTWRTNTTAVTKKANQRLYFLRKLRRAGLHTDILRSFYSCVVESTLTTCLTVWYAGCTVAEKEALQRVVKSAQRTIGCSLPPISDIYTTRCRERATCILRDPTHPAHGLFTPLPSGRRLRCIQVKTSRLKNSFYPDAVRLLNSSTPHILNILSTQSTILDTTGTLSL, encoded by the coding sequence ATGGAGTTTCTGACATTCCGTCAGTCATTTTCCCTCTACATCGATGGTGCAGCTGTGGAGATGGTACCCTCTGTCAGGTACCTCGGGGTACACCTGACCGACACACTCACCTGGCGCACCAACACCACAGCTGTCACAAAGAAAGCCAACCAACGCTTGTATTTCCTGAGGAAGCTGAGGAGGGCAGGTCTTCACACAGACATCCTCAGGTCCTTCTACAGCTGTGTGGTGGAGAGCACCCTGACCACCTGCCTCACTGTGTGGTATGCTGGCTGCACTGTGGCAGAGAAGGAGGCGCTGCAGAGAGTGGTTAAGTCTGCACAGAGGACAATCGGATGCAGCCTACCACCCATCAGTGACATTTACACAACCAGATGTAGGGAAAGAGCCACCTGCATCCTCCGTGACCCCACCCACCCTGCACATGGACTTTTCACCCCCCTTCCCTCCGGAAGGAGGCTGCGCTGCATCCAGGTAAAAACATctagactgaaaaacagcttctaCCCAGATGCAGTCAGACTGTTGAACTCTTCTACTCCCCATATACTGAACATCTTATCAACACAATCTACCATACTGGACACAACTGGCACACTGTCACTTTGA